A single Methylomonas sp. AM2-LC DNA region contains:
- a CDS encoding DUF350 domain-containing protein produces the protein MEVTDLAELLAGANGFFLHFVAAIVLTGLFACCYVWITPYAEFELIKQGKTAPAIAFSGAVLGFAVALAGVIANSISLLDMLVWSGFALFMQVLVFWGLRLLFADLCRRIADDELGPAWVLSSFSLSTGILMAACMTM, from the coding sequence ATGGAAGTAACTGATCTGGCAGAACTATTGGCGGGTGCCAACGGGTTTTTTCTGCACTTTGTAGCGGCGATTGTACTCACCGGCCTGTTTGCCTGTTGTTATGTGTGGATTACGCCTTATGCGGAATTTGAACTCATTAAACAGGGCAAAACCGCACCCGCCATTGCTTTTAGCGGTGCGGTATTAGGCTTTGCCGTGGCCTTGGCGGGCGTAATTGCCAACAGTATTTCTCTACTCGACATGTTGGTCTGGTCTGGCTTTGCCTTGTTTATGCAAGTGTTGGTATTTTGGGGTTTGCGATTGTTATTTGCGGATTTATGCCGACGCATTGCTGATGATGAACTAGGTCCGGCCTGGGTATTATCCAGCTTTTCCTTAAGCACCGGCATTTTAATGGCCGCCTGTATGACGATGTAA
- a CDS encoding beta-ribofuranosylaminobenzene 5'-phosphate synthase family protein, whose product MKAQHKKVTVLAPARLHMGFIDLSGALGRDFGSIGIGLNEINTRLSITAAESLTVTGQVTKRAEKCARQLCQALQVAEQVHIDILSAIPEHIGLGSGTQLALAIGMGLNHYYQLGLQVRDIACLTDRGTRSGIGIGVFEKGGLIVDGGRGPLTSTPPLLVQMPVPEDWRFILVFDQRGQGLHGEQEINAFKQLPAFPRSASERLCYLLLMQALPALAEQDLAKFGEVISLLQTAVGEHFAPVQGGIFTSPEVAAAMAWLQAQGAMAIGQTSWGPTGFCAVHGAERAEALLAQLSADFAATQLTFMVVTARNQSAEILIQ is encoded by the coding sequence GTGAAAGCACAGCACAAAAAAGTCACTGTTTTAGCGCCAGCCCGGTTGCATATGGGCTTTATCGATTTAAGCGGGGCGCTGGGTCGAGATTTTGGTAGCATCGGCATTGGTCTGAACGAAATCAATACCCGCTTGAGCATCACTGCGGCAGAATCGTTAACCGTTACCGGCCAAGTGACAAAACGGGCAGAAAAATGCGCGCGGCAATTATGTCAGGCATTACAGGTTGCAGAGCAGGTGCATATTGATATTTTGAGTGCCATCCCAGAACATATAGGCTTGGGTTCGGGTACGCAACTGGCATTAGCCATTGGCATGGGCCTTAATCATTACTATCAATTAGGTCTGCAAGTACGCGATATAGCGTGTCTTACCGACCGCGGTACCCGTTCTGGTATCGGCATAGGTGTGTTTGAAAAAGGTGGTTTAATTGTCGATGGAGGCCGTGGTCCTTTAACATCCACCCCGCCGCTATTGGTACAAATGCCGGTACCTGAAGACTGGCGTTTTATTCTGGTGTTTGATCAGCGCGGGCAAGGCTTGCACGGTGAACAGGAAATTAATGCCTTTAAACAATTACCCGCCTTTCCACGCAGCGCTTCAGAACGCTTATGTTATCTATTGTTGATGCAAGCTTTGCCCGCATTAGCAGAACAGGATTTAGCCAAATTTGGTGAAGTGATTAGCTTATTGCAGACCGCCGTGGGTGAACACTTTGCGCCTGTGCAGGGCGGTATCTTTACCAGCCCGGAAGTGGCAGCAGCCATGGCTTGGTTACAAGCGCAAGGGGCGATGGCTATTGGTCAAACCTCTTGGGGGCCAACCGGCTTTTGTGCTGTGCACGGTGCAGAGCGTGCTGAAGCCTTATTGGCACAACTCAGTGCCGATTTTGCTGCCACGCAATTGACGTTTATGGTGGTTACTGCACGTAATCAAAGCGCCGAAATCCTTATTCAATAA
- the soxZ gene encoding thiosulfate oxidation carrier complex protein SoxZ, producing MTSIKIRTETQGSDTELRLLIMHPMENGRNRDPLTNDLIPAHFITELTVMVNAEPVLEVDMGGSMAKNPFFSFRLKNLQQGDKLSVSWVDNQLNTDRNDHLIE from the coding sequence ATGACGAGTATTAAAATTAGAACCGAAACGCAAGGCAGTGACACAGAATTACGCTTGCTGATTATGCACCCCATGGAAAATGGTCGTAATCGGGATCCGCTGACTAATGACTTGATTCCCGCTCACTTTATTACCGAACTAACGGTCATGGTTAATGCCGAACCTGTATTAGAGGTGGATATGGGGGGCAGTATGGCGAAAAATCCATTTTTTAGTTTTCGGCTAAAAAATCTGCAACAAGGTGACAAACTGTCGGTTAGCTGGGTCGATAATCAGTTAAACACAGACCGTAATGATCACCTTATTGAATAA